The region CGCTTACCCCCTGGGGGTACATTCCCGGGTATGCGGACGAACCGGCGAGGCGGTGGGCTGACCCGCCTGGTCCTCATCGCGCTCGTCCTGTTCGGCGTCGTGGCGATGCACCAGCTCCCGGTGCCGCACGAGACGCCGCCACCGACCGCGGTGGAGCACGTCCACAGCGCGCACGACGCGCAAGCGCAGCACCACGAGCGGTCGAGCTCGGACTGCTGCGACGTGCAGGGCTCCGGCCATTCCCACCTGCACCTGTGCCTGGCGATCATCGCCGCCGCCGCGCTGGGGCTGCTGGCGCTGTGGTGGGCGGGGACAGCCCGCCCGTTCCGGCGAACGTTGTTCCACCGGCTCATCGACGGCAGGAGGCGGCACCTCCCCCCGCCCTGCGTGGTTCCCGACATCTACCGCCTGCGGGTGCTCCGGCTGTGACGGGTCAGGCCGGTCCGGTTCCCACCGGACCGGAGCCCGGACACGCCCGAGTTCGACCCGAGGAGACTTCCTATGAGCACGCGCTCATTGGCCGCCGCGATGGTGGCCGCTTCCGCACTGTTCGCCGCCGGTTGCGCGACCGGGGGCCAGACCGACACCCCGCCGCCCGCCGCGCCGCACCAGCAGCAGAGCACCTTCAACCAGGCTGACGTCGCGTTCGCCCAGGGCATGGTCCCGCACCACCGCCAGGCGATCGAGATGGCGGACCAGGTGCCGAGCCGCACCACCAACCCCGCCGTCGTCGGCCTCGCGGACCGCATCCGCGCCGCGCAGCAGCCCGAGATCGACCAGCTGAGCGGATGGCTGGCGGCGTGGGGCGCGGCCGGGAGCGGCGGCCACGAAGGCCATGCCCCGGCCGGGCAGCCCGATCAAGGGCACGGCGAGCACGGCCAGGCCGGTCAGTCCGGCGACGGCATGGGTCACGACATGGCCGGGATGATGAGCGCCGAGGACATGCGGGCGCTCGAACAGGCCCGCGGCCCGGCGTTCGACGAGATGTGGCTGCGGATGATGATCGAGCACCACCGCGGCGCCGTGGACATGGCCGCGACCGAGCTGCGGGACGGCCGGAACCCCGAGGCCAAGGCGATGGCCCAGCGGATCACCGACTCGCAGCGGGCCGAGATCGACGAGATGACGGCGCTGCTGGGGCGCTGACGGAGGGCCAGTCGGGCCGGCGCGGAATCCGCGTCGGCCCGACTGGTCTAGTCAGGTGGAGTGC is a window of Saccharopolyspora erythraea NRRL 2338 DNA encoding:
- a CDS encoding DUF305 domain-containing protein; this encodes MSTRSLAAAMVAASALFAAGCATGGQTDTPPPAAPHQQQSTFNQADVAFAQGMVPHHRQAIEMADQVPSRTTNPAVVGLADRIRAAQQPEIDQLSGWLAAWGAAGSGGHEGHAPAGQPDQGHGEHGQAGQSGDGMGHDMAGMMSAEDMRALEQARGPAFDEMWLRMMIEHHRGAVDMAATELRDGRNPEAKAMAQRITDSQRAEIDEMTALLGR
- a CDS encoding DUF6153 family protein, with the translated sequence MRTNRRGGGLTRLVLIALVLFGVVAMHQLPVPHETPPPTAVEHVHSAHDAQAQHHERSSSDCCDVQGSGHSHLHLCLAIIAAAALGLLALWWAGTARPFRRTLFHRLIDGRRRHLPPPCVVPDIYRLRVLRL